One region of Litorilinea aerophila genomic DNA includes:
- the serA gene encoding phosphoglycerate dehydrogenase, with protein sequence MDAETPIFKVLVADSLSESGLTPLREAPGIQVDIRTGLSPDELLAAIPEYDALLVRSSTTVTAQVIQAGKRLRVIARAGVGVDNIDVEAATQAGIVVVNAPTGNVVAAAEHTIAMLMALARHIPQADAHVRAGLWKRSQFMGVEVRDKVLGTVGLGRVAQEVVRRAQGLGMTCIAYDPYVSSEYAAQRSVRLVDLDTLLAEADFVTVHVPLTPQTHNLIDRAKLRLMKPTARILNVARGGVINEQDLVEAIEAGEIAGAALDVFEQEPLPPDSPLRRSDKIILTPHLGGSTIEAQEQVAEDVALQVIDVLNDRPARYAVNAPIIPPKDLEFLVPYIDLAERMGRFIQQVGGHGIGSVEITAHGHLADFDLAYVNAAALKGLLSDVLNIRINLVNATLLAERRGINLVERKKHQHEARYENMLTLRVTAGNDTWTLRGSVLQGEPYIVGINDLWVDFPATGNLLISAHQDRPGIIGRVGTILGQSDINISFMHVGRWAPRTEAIMVLGTDEVTPPALQAEIAALPHIRWLKAVTL encoded by the coding sequence ATCTTCAAAGTACTGGTGGCCGATTCCCTCTCGGAATCTGGCTTGACTCCCCTGCGGGAGGCGCCGGGCATTCAGGTGGACATCCGCACCGGGCTATCCCCGGACGAATTGCTGGCTGCCATTCCCGAATATGACGCCCTGCTGGTGCGCAGCAGCACCACGGTGACGGCCCAGGTGATCCAGGCGGGCAAGCGCCTGCGGGTGATCGCCCGAGCCGGCGTGGGCGTGGACAACATCGACGTGGAAGCGGCCACCCAGGCCGGCATCGTGGTGGTGAACGCGCCCACCGGCAACGTGGTGGCCGCCGCGGAACATACCATCGCCATGCTCATGGCCCTGGCCCGCCACATCCCCCAGGCCGACGCCCACGTGCGGGCGGGCCTCTGGAAACGCAGCCAGTTCATGGGCGTGGAAGTGCGGGACAAGGTCCTGGGGACCGTGGGCCTGGGCCGGGTGGCCCAGGAAGTGGTACGCCGGGCCCAGGGGCTGGGCATGACCTGCATCGCCTATGACCCCTACGTCAGCAGCGAATACGCGGCCCAGCGAAGTGTGCGACTGGTGGATCTGGATACCCTCCTGGCCGAGGCCGACTTCGTTACCGTCCACGTGCCCCTGACCCCCCAGACCCATAACCTGATCGACCGGGCCAAGCTGCGGCTGATGAAGCCCACGGCCCGCATCCTGAATGTGGCCCGGGGTGGGGTAATCAACGAGCAGGATCTGGTGGAGGCCATCGAGGCCGGGGAAATCGCCGGCGCGGCCCTGGATGTCTTTGAACAGGAGCCCCTACCGCCGGACAGCCCCCTCCGACGCTCGGACAAGATCATCCTCACGCCCCACCTGGGCGGCAGCACCATCGAGGCCCAGGAACAGGTGGCCGAGGACGTGGCCCTGCAGGTGATCGACGTCCTCAACGACCGGCCGGCCCGCTACGCAGTCAACGCGCCCATCATCCCACCCAAGGATCTGGAATTCCTGGTCCCCTACATCGACCTGGCCGAGCGCATGGGACGCTTCATCCAGCAGGTGGGCGGCCACGGCATCGGCAGCGTGGAGATCACCGCCCACGGCCACCTGGCAGACTTTGACCTGGCCTACGTCAACGCGGCGGCCCTGAAGGGGCTCCTCAGCGATGTGCTGAACATTCGGATCAACCTGGTCAACGCCACCCTCCTGGCGGAACGGCGGGGCATCAACCTGGTGGAGCGCAAGAAGCACCAGCACGAAGCCCGCTACGAAAACATGCTCACCCTGCGGGTCACGGCCGGCAACGACACCTGGACCCTGCGGGGGTCGGTCCTCCAGGGGGAGCCGTACATTGTGGGGATCAACGACCTGTGGGTGGACTTCCCGGCCACCGGCAACCTGCTCATCTCGGCCCACCAGGATCGCCCCGGGATCATCGGCCGGGTGGGCACCATCCTGGGCCAGTCGGACATCAACATCAGCTTCATGCACGTGGGCCGCTGGGCCCCGCGCACCGAAGCCATCATGGTGCTGGGCACCGACGAGGTGACGCCGCCTGCGCTGCAGGCGGAGATCGCCGCCCTGCCCCACATTCGCTGGCTGAAGGCCGTCACCCTGTAA